GATTGTCGTCGTCCGGCAACGCAGTGGCTTTCACTCGCTTAATCTCCGTACTACCCACGTGATACCTGCTTCCTTCTTCGCGCTACAACAAAATCTCTGGCAGGGGCGGAGGGATTCGAACCCCCAAGTCCGGTTTTGGAGACCGGCAGTTTAACCGTTGAGCTTACGCCCCTCCAACACAAGCAATCAGGACTCGGCTATCGGCATTCAGCCAACTACAGTATCTCAAATGGCTGAGTGCTGACGGCTGACTACTTGGTCTCTTTATGCGACGTGTGCTTGCGGCAGAACTTGCAAAACTTGTTGTACTCGAGACGTCCGGTGGTCGTCTTCTTGTTCTTGGTGGTCGAGTAGTTACGGTTCTTGCAATCACTGCACTGCAACGTAATGATTTCTCTCATGATCCTATTTCACATTCTCCAACTCTTGCAGAGTCGGTACTAATTCCTGCACTTCGAATCCACGCGATGCGAAGACCAGTGCAAACAACATCTTAAGGCGGCGCGAATCGTCGATCCTGCTGCCCGGAGCAAGAACCAGTTTGCGGACTTGCTCGCCCTCATCAGTTCGGAGGACAAACAGCGCCAACTCAGCCTGATCTTCCTTCCGCGACTCCCAGCCAACAAACCTTGCCAGATACTCGTCTGTTCCGCAGGCGACCTTCATGTCATACAGATTCGCCTGCAGCTTCGAAAGATCGAACGCCGAGAAGTTCTGCTGCTTTAGGACTTTAGCCACAATCTGTTCCGGCTACGCCAGGATTTCGCTAATCGTG
This region of Terriglobales bacterium genomic DNA includes:
- the rpmG gene encoding 50S ribosomal protein L33 translates to MREIITLQCSDCKNRNYSTTKNKKTTTGRLEYNKFCKFCRKHTSHKETK